In Chiloscyllium plagiosum isolate BGI_BamShark_2017 chromosome 26, ASM401019v2, whole genome shotgun sequence, the sequence TGAATAGAAATTATTCCTAActaaatattggagaaattgaaGCTGCTGTTTTTGATCTCCTCCATTAACTGCATTCCTTGACTATTTCCAGCTCTTGCAAAAACCATCAGCTGAGCAACACATCTGTAATCTCAGTGTTATAGTGATCATGAAATTACTTTGATTACACATTTACACTATTGTATACATTCAACTATGTAACATTGCTAAAGTTCAACCctaactgttgaaatccacattcacaACTTTGTTACCTCTAGACTTGACTATTTCAATGTACTCCTGGTCAATATATCAGCCACTTTTTACTTAAACTTGTGCTTACAAATTTTTATAAGCTCTTAGTTTGACAAATCTCCTTTAAAAtcttatccttgttttcaaatcccacatAGCCTCAACTACATCACTGCAGCCTCCTTCAAATCCTATAAAAACCTTTGGAATCTGTGCTCCCCAAATTCTGACCAGCTGTCTTAAACCTaagctttggaatttccttcctaaacttCTCCCTCCTAAGATACGGCTTAAAATCTCACTCTTGTGTTGCATCTTAAgatgcttttcaaaatatttccCTCGATATCTCTTAAGATGTTCCTCAAAGCATGTCTCTACAGATGTCTCCTACTATGGCTCAATATTGTGATTGATAAtgtttttgttaagcattttagGATCAATGTTCCCTGCAGTAACTTGAAATTTCTGGCACAAGTCTGTACTTTTTACTTATTGTATACAGACAGCAAGAAATAAAGTGCTTGTCTAACTTAAATGGCTCAAATAAATGCATGTTGCTTTGGGTGCATTATTTTATTAAAGACACTAAACATATCAACATTGGTATCATAGACTATCATAGACTATCGTAGCCATAATTATCTAACTTGTCAGCTGTTAAATAATGTACATGAATTGGCTTGCCAAATGTATCATTAGGTAAAATAGAATTAGTTTACAGCTCTGTTTGGGGTATGCAATGGTGGCAGTTCCATGCTAATGTTGTGTGGGGAGAATCTCAAAGAATGGAACAGAGCAAGTTTTGAAGGTGGTGAGAAAGATACCAGCAGAGTTAACGCAGAAGGTTATGAGAAGTCGTTTGTGTACTTGCTCAGAGACTATTCAGAATCAAGGATGTCCtgatctggagtcacaagcaGAAAGTGAGAGTGGGGCCTGCGTTTGGCATGAAAATTCTAAATGCATGAGGAATTAAAACCATCAGATAATAAAGCCTGGGGAAATGATCTGTAGTGGAATTCTCAAAAATACAAAAAGCTCTAGAAGTGCCAGTCTGTGAAACTGAGGAGCATCAAAAAGGATTCATAACCGCAATGTAACAATCTGGTTTGGATCCAGGATAAATTAAAATATCCTCAAGATGCTGTACTGTAAAGAAGAACACattatttgtttaatttgttacagtaaaagttgTGTGTAAAATATGAAATCGTGCAGGGTAATTTCTCCGTTTATAACTAGgagtttaaatttctttttaaaaatgaatgattGCTCTCTGATCAGTTAGAGTACTCAATTGAAGAACATCAAGAATAGTAAAAACACAAATCATAACTATATTTCTGATTCCTCtctactaaatgaatatttatttctGGGTTTTGAGTTGGGATAGTAATTCCACCTGTTATTGCCCTGCTTTGGAACAGTGAAAGAATCATTCCTGTGATTTTCCTGTTAGACTGGTTTTAGCCACATAATGACATTGGATGGAAAAATTCTATCAGGTTAAATGGGAAAACCATAATTTTCAGGAATCTAGGTTAACAGAAGTTAGTATTACACCTCAGGAGGCAAAAGAGCGTAATGAACACTTGACATCAATATTAAAGCATGCAATTCCCATAATTTTTCCTCACAGGGAACTATACTTCATGATTATTCACAAGATCTGCAATTCATGTTTgtataatgaataaataaaaccacAACCATACCTTCAACTCTTCCTCCATTTCAGAAACCTTCCTTTCCAAAGCACGTTTTTCCTGTCAAAGACCAATTATATCTATGTTAAAATACTAAAGACAGTTGAGCATTCCCAGCTATAACTTCTAAATGCATGTTTTATTCCAAGTTTTTCTCTTGCTCTTGAAGTCAAAGTacaattttagaaaattaattaATCATGATAGGTTCAGTCAGATAGCATTCAGAAGGTAATGAAGTCCAGAAAAGCACAATCTGAAGAACAATGCCTAGTGACAAAGTAAATTGGAGAAACATCTATTGATGGAGAATTGAAGGATATCTGGAAATTTTACCATGGCTGCGGATAAAAGGCATGAACTAAACAACTGGCATCAGATTAAAATTTAATATTTCAAGGACGACAACAACTTTTCAAACTGCCCATGTTTAATCTTCCTTTTTGTACTGGACAGCATTCGCTTTTAAACTTTATACGTCTCTTTGCTTGGACATTTGATACCATGACTCACTATTTCTCTTGGGTTAGTAAGGAattaaattcttctttctttcattcaagtAAACCTTGTATTTGGTTTAATTTTGATTgtaatatattttatttgaagTATTATATACCTGCATGCTGAGAAGAGTTTAAAATATTTGCTACAGACTACATGGGGTGTTAGATAGTGGGAAACTGAATCGTCCCTCCTTACATGTTTGAAACACAATAAGGGAGATGTGTAGAATAATTCATGCAACTACTTTGTCATGCTCAACAAAAAGCTTATAAAGTTTTGACAGATTGCAGAAGTGATGGGTAATCTGGCTTTTAATCAGATACAATAAGGCTTTTGTTGCATCTCACCTGAAAAGCTATTGTCACTACAATTATAAAGAATGACTTAAAGTAGCTGGAAATTTAAGATGTTGATAAACTCTCTCATAATGAACAGATTTTTATCCAAGTAATTCTATGCTTAGACATTCATGGTGATTATAGGGGTGGGGATAACAAAACATACCCTTTTCTCCATCTCCAACATTGAAGACTTATCAGAAATCCGATCTTGTTTCTGAAATGCACAAATGTCAACATTAGTTGGTGCTAAATTATCAACAGAAACTTTCCATAGCACAGGATTTAAAGTGAAAAATACAACTCCATGAAAATCTCTTGCAATCTCTCTGAACCTGTGAAGCTCTCTCCAGTTGTGTTTTTACTTCAGCAAGTTCCAGCTGTGCCTCCTGCAGTTTGGCTTTAAGTTTCTCATTTTCAGTCAAGGCCTCTTCATATAactgtaaaacaaaatcaatgattAAAACAGCtatattttctgaattttaacGCAAGCAATAAACTTCATCCACATACATAGTACATTTACACCATTTTAAattgcatgtttttttaaaaacacaaagttTGCAGCTGTAATTATTTCAAAGGTAATAGGATGGAATTGCTACATTTAATAGGAAGAACTTATCCCACCCAGCCTATCGTTAGTGCAGGTTTTAATTTAAAACTTGCGACTTACAGAAAACATTCACTGGTGAGTATGGGGGACCAATCTACACTATCTAGGAATAACTTAGGAAGTGAATTATGGCTTTGAATTAATCAGCTTGTCTACTTGAAAATCATGACTGCAATCTTCCTGGTAGATGGGCTATCTGACTGTCAGAGTTTATTGACAGGAACTGGATTTCTATTTTAAAGTTAATAATAGAAAAGAAACTACACATAATGAAAACTAAGTTCATGGATCAGAGAAAAGCTGATATTAAAGGGCTGAGAAGGGAACTTGGGGAAAACAAAATAGGCAACACTTTGACAAACAACCAAGAACATCAACATTAGGAAACATTATAAATAAAGTGTTCATAGTGCGGGAAGATATGTTCCACGAAAAGAATCAATTAAACGCTCTAGGACTCCATGCATGAATAAAGACTAAACAAATAACTGAGAGTTCAGAAAAAGGCAGAGATTAAGCACACAGACAGCAAGTGAGTATGTGAGAATGGCGAATACAAAAAGATTAGGTGATTTAAAAAGGTGAAGTGGAAGTATTAAATTACTCAAGAAAGTAAAACACAAAAAAGCAAACTATTTTACAgacacctcaattttaaaaacTCTGGTATTGGAAAAGGGTAATTAAGAGATAAAAAGGATAATGTGACATGAAATGAAACGCAGAGACAGCAAAAGTGTTAATAACTTTGCTTCAGTCCTGAGTTGGTttggtcagttggctggacaactggTTTGAAATGCAGGGTAATGCCAAAAATATGTGCTCAATTCCTGCAGTGGacgaggttaccatgaaggactcgccttctcaatctctcccctcttCTTGGGTCTGGTGACATTAAGACCAAACTCACCACTTGTCGTCTCTCCCTATTAAGAACAGCCTTGTGGTTCTGCTAGGATTACAGCAAGTTCACCTTTTTTTTGAACCAGAAAATAGAACAGATCAACGTGACACTGAATAATAAGATGAATAATGAGGTTAAAGGCACTTAAAATTATAAAAGGGACTATATCAAATAAACTAATCAAATTCAGGGTAAAACATTTGGTCCAGACAGACTGCATTCACTTAATTTAGACAATACTGCATAGAAAAAGAAAATTGTACCAGAATACTGTAAGCCAACAAAATAACTCctctatttaaaaacaaaagggatAGCAGATGTTCAATAAAATATAGACTAGTAGGCTGAACACTACtggtaaaacaaaagaaattctTAATAAAGGTGAATCAAAGAATACTGAGCAATGATGTTATCGAATGCTGGTCcgaattttcaaaaggaaaacaaaacgtTTGACTAATCTTACTGAACTTTCTAGTGTGTAGACAGTGGTAACGGAATAGGTGTAATTTATCAGAATTCTCAAAAGGCTGTCCATAAGAGACCCAAAAATAGAATGATGAATAAGGTAAGAGAATATGGAGTCTGGGACAGAACAGAATGCTATTTGCTCTCAAGAAAGAAATAGGAGAATGAGGTGTAGTAATTCAATATGGCAGAGGTAAgaaatggtgtgccacaagcatcAGTACAGGGAtcactgcttttcataatttacatTAGAGTTTTgcttaaaagtaaaatattttgttgaagcCTTTTGTGTTGTACTCATCAGTACAAATGTTGCCTTTGCCCTTGAATTGATatccttgcaaattgtcctgattaaTGCAAAATGAACAAACTTGTACTTTTATATAGAAATACTCAATTTGTATTGATATGATGATAAAATATTCAAAGTTAGCTTGTAAAAAAACTAATGGCATGAAGACTTTCTTACTTGCACAGAGGAAGGAAAGagggataggaaaagtttagagagaAGGAAAGATAAAACGTGCACACTTTCAATGAAAAGAATGGATAGAGATATTGGGATGACTTAACTGAAATTGGCTGTGtcaattttggtgagtttcatggagggtttctctctgcaaAGCCTAGTGAGATTTCTCAAACTTGCCTTCTTACCTACACATCATGCCATTATGGTGCCCCATAGGCAGAATTAGTCACCACTACCTGGATATCTCAGGATCTCTGGTATcatatttaaaaggctgttgtgcacTATGTCAAGTGTTAGCAGTCCACAGCTACCCTGCACAGTTCATGTTATTTGTCCTAGACAGGTAAtctctctgactttcatgttgaggAATTGTAGCCATCCAGTTTTAATTGGCActtgggagaatgggaaacttcaTATTAATGATGTTAGATTAATTAATAATGAGATGTCAATGAATAATACACACAGATATGCCTCTCACTGCTCACTGGTGAGAATCTCATCTTGTTGCTCAACACTTGGCTGGAAAACAAAATTTTCTGTTTGCAATGTTGAGAAGCTCCTTGCTGGCCATGTTAATCTATTTTCCTAACTTTCTTGTCAATGTCCACTTTGTTCAATGCCTGGGTAGATTCAAaccatagattttttttaaaaaacaaagcttTTTTTGTCAGGATATACAGTTGAGCAGATGTTTCATAACAACATTGTAAGAGAAGAACGATTCATTACTTGAATGGATTGTTAAGGGCCATGCCTATTTTAAGCTCTTTGAAAAGAACACTTCTTCCACTAAACCGCAAGCAAATTTGGGTGATTTATATCTGTTTACAAATGGAATACTCAGCAAATCGACTGTTGTTACTATATATGGAATTAAAGGAGCAATTACATTTAAGATGGAGCTAGCACAAACCACAAAATGATTGAAGCAATGCATATGTATATTTGTgcaataaaataaacattttaaattacTTGCAGACTTCTCTAAAGATTCCCAATTTTCAGATGATTTAGCCATCATAAATTATTACTGAACTTTTTTCGAAAATATCCTcagttttatttcttcattttgatTTGAAGGATACCATTAATGCACTTATTATACACCACACAATGTTACCCATTGACAACTGGGATTTGGTCCAAAACAATAGACCTAAATTTCCATTCTCAGTCCTTTAAATCTAGAACAGAAAAGCACATTTCTCTGGTCCATGGTGAGAATCCGATCATCCAGAAGTTGGCTCCGAAACAgtcaaaatattttcagatttATTCCTGACTAGTAGTCACATGAGTGCAATACAGGATATTTTTCCCCTGGTACAATTCAAGTCATATTAGGTCATTTCTACAACAGACACGATGGAGAAAATGCTGTTTGTCAGCAaagtttcaatttaaaatgagaTATTTTTCAAGCCTTGCAACAAAACTACTAGCACAATTACAAAGTAACATAATGTTTTAACAAAAAGCATGCAGAGAATCTCACAGGTCACCACTTAGGGCATTCTCAAAAGGAATTCAGAACAAAGCAAATGATACTTTCAAAATTGAGacattacaaaattaaaattaacacgGATTGGAACCTCACACTAACCAAGGCTTTTTGCTGAACAAATACAACCCAACATTTGCTTCCTTATTCATTGCACCATTAATTTGAACCATCATGCCTGAGAGCTTCTAAGATTTAATGACTTTTTCTATAAAGTACAAACACAGACACTTTAAAAGGATTGAGTGAGGACATGTCCCCAACATCAACTTCTTCCATTAATTTGGTTTTGCTATGAGTAAACCTTACATGGTAAAAGGAGAAATCAAGAATTTTCAGCAAGATGCAATTTTGTAGTCTTTCCGTTTCTCAAAGAAAGAAATATGTAGAATTATAGAATGTTATATTCTAACTGCAAAACACAAATTCCCCAAAAAAATGGTGGAGCTGGGTTTAGAAAGGGCAAGAGAGAGCCTCTGTATAGGAATGAGCAACAGGATAAAGCCCAAGGCCAAGATAAAGACAAACAACTTAGTTTTATATGAAAAAAATTGTCATATACATATCTGAGTCTATAAATCATTATGAATCTGATATCAACACACACCCCTACCCAAAAAAATCACCGACCTTCTTGTAATCCTTTACATTGTCTTCCTGTTCTACTTTACTAAGGGATGACAGTCGATGCTCCCTACGCGTGTACGAACTGGTTCGACTTAATAAGCGGTCACTGTAACTGTCAGTTGATGAAGAATTTGATGATCCTGAATCCAACCTAAACATAAAAGCCATAATTAAACAACATTACATATTTGAACACGCAATATGCAGCCACTAACCGATTTTTCATTAATGCAGCTGGTAAATCAAATGTCTACATTAAGTAATGCTATGGTCGCAGCATTTCAAAACAGTTAACACATTTCAAAAATGGTCAATAAAGTTCTAATATTACAAAATGTTCCAAAATGTTTCTCTATATTAGAACAAATATAACACCAGTCCAATGAAGGTGGTGCAGATCAAATAAAAATCATCAGTAGGCCACAAGCTctcaatcctgctctgccattaaataagTTGTGACTGATCAAATCCTGCCTTCAATTTCAATTTCCTTCCTGTCTCTGCCTCCtccaataatcctcaattcccccacagataaaaaaaaagattggtgTGATTCAgtcttgaatgcattcaatgactCATCCTTCACTGCTTTGTAAGAAAATTCCACACTAACaacactctgagaaaaaaaattcctaaTCTACTTTAAATGAAAGACCTCTTCAAACCTGCTCCCTCACACCTGAGTTATAGACTTCCCACAAagggaaatatcctttcagcattcaTGTTATCAAGCCAACACAGAATCTTGTATGCATCGAAAAGATCACCTCCCGTGTTCCTCAAAGCTTCAACAAGTATAGGTCCAACCTCCTCAACTTTTCCTCAATTCAATTGCTGCATTACCTGGAGAAGCTTCTCTGGGCTTTCTCCAtatgtccttccttaaataagaagaccTTTTGATTCTTAGCTTGACAGTTTTAACCTGAGTTGTCAAATCAATCTTAAACATCACATTGTGGGTATCATTGACGTCATTTTGGCTTAGCAGTTTCTGTTACATTGCCAAGAAAAGTAATTGGCAAAGGAAGTGTCTGATTTGCTTGCCTGATTCCTCCAAGCCCTCTACTTAGCTCAGTGAGATATTTGTTTCTGATCACCTTTTGCAATAATTCACCACTAGCCAGTCTCCAGAGGTAATGGCCATTAACAACTGTCTTCCAATTGTCAGTGTCAGTACTGctagttttatttttcatttgcagGTGGCCCTCTTTTGGAGGTATGGATTCTTAGGAAAATGTGAGTGGCCAGTTCAATACACCGGTCATTAGGCATTTGGCCATCATTTACTCcataaatgcggccaaaccagtACAGGTGTCTAAAATGGCTTAGAATTATGTAAACTGATAGAATAAACACAATCTAGGAGGAATTGTTCATCTCGTCCTACCACAAGATGCACAGTGTGACTATGAGGCAGTAAAGATGAAATCCGCTCTGTTTCCTCTCTTGCCAAGCATACATAGTCCAAGTCTCATCATTATATAGGAGTGCACTGAAGACTGACGTTTGGTACATTGTTTGGTTCTGTCTTTCTGGTTGCTTGTCAGTCTACTCTCAAAACTGTACACTAAACATGATCTCACCAAAACCTTGGGCCAACAGATGGATTTTTAGTAGCAACTTGAAGGAAGAAAACAAGTTATTGATCATATAACATATACAGAGAAACTTAAGTAGCGAATTTGTGAGGTTAAAACCTAGGAAGCCAAAGTGATGGCCACCAATGGTGGAGTGAGGAAGCTTAAAATGCTGGAGTTAGagggaaaagcaaatcagggtaggatttataatttaattgtaaggtcctggggagtgttgctgaacaaagagactttggagtgcaggttcattgttccttgaaagtggagtcccaggtagataggacagtgaaggctgcatttggtatgcttgcatttattggacACTGATAAGACCACTTCTAGAattctgcatgcaattctggtctccctgatataggaaagatgttgtgaaacttgaaatggctcagaaaagatttacaagcatgttgacatggttggagggtttcagctatgggggaagaggctgaataggctggggctattttccctggagctttggaggcgaAAGGGTGAccttaaaagtttataaaatcatgacaggcatggatagagtgaacatccaaggtattttccccagggttggggagttcaaaactagagggcataggtttagggtgagaggggcaagatttaaaaatggacctaaggagtaactgtttcgcgcagagggtggtgcgtgtatgaaatgagctgccagaggaagtgacggaggctggtataatcactacatttaaaaggcatctggatgggtaggtgaataggatgggtttagaggaatatgggccaaatggatgagttggaccaaagggtctgtttccgtgctgtacagagGAGAGTCTAGGAGATGACAAAAATGAAGAGATGGGCAGCAGCAAAGAAAAGATTGAAATCcagaataaaaacattaaaatccTGATACGGCTTGATCAGAAATCTATGTAGGTCAATAAACCGTGGATGTTCTCTAGCTTTTCAGGTAGCATGCTGCAGATCTGGCAGGAATGCATTGGAATATTTAAGTTTCAtgataaaaaaagacatgaacaaCTAACATCATATGGTTAAAGACAGAAAAAACATTATGAAGTGGAATTAGTTGCTTGGTAGTGCTGTTGAAGTATaactgttgaagcttttcatcttataCTGTCTGGGATGGAAGAACACTGAATTTCAAATGGAACAAtgatttatactgtatgagaaaaGGTTACAGACTGGTTTTGGAAGACAAAAAGTTTCAGCAACCTTTTTGCAGCAGTTCTGAAGCAGAATAGGTAGTCTCAGTAATGGCATCAAAATGTGTGGGTGCAGGCTCATGTCAGGGTCAAACATGACACCATGCTGGTAAATATCCAATTGATCTCAGGCAGCTGTCAGGCATCAGAGGGATGGAGTTGGTGGCTAGCGAAGAAAGCTTTGAGAAAAGGCTGAAGACAATGGCTTCAATCTGTGCAACATTTAGTTGagggaaatttctgctcattcagTGCTGCTTCAGAATAGAAGGGGAGTCAAGAGCTGATGCCATTAATATAACACAACTCACCAAATATATACACTACTCTAACTCTGACTTCTTGTGCATCCTGACTTTAATCATTTTTTTTGCTTGGTTTTTGGTCAAGTAACCTCATTGCACTTTTTGATTcaatgtcacattttgttttcttaatgCTCTTGAAACACTTCAGGatgttttattatattaaaatTGCAATAGAAGTACACATTTTTTTTGAGATGGGTTTAATGGACAAGATGAACTTTGAGGGGACATGGGGGAGATaggaaaagaaactgcagaaagttgaaAGGTTACGTGTTTAGGGCAGGACAAGGAATGAGTTGCGAGGAAATTTAGAACAGTAGGCTAGCAGAAATACATGGCTAGAATGGTCCTGATCTTGGTGATAAAGAAATCTGTGAGTTCCTCAAAATTTTTGTGGAAGCAGAGGATGAGGAAAGCAGTCTAGAAGGCTTTGAGAAGATGGCTTGCAATACAGAAAAGAAGCTGGATTTATCTTTATATTCTAGGATGCTTCTGGAACAGTGAGCAGTTTTAGCAAATGAAAGGACGACTTGACAACACTTTGTGAACACTATGAATGACTAAACCAGTTAGTACATACAAAATGAACAAACTCATTATTGAAGGAACCCTTCTTGTGATAGATCAGATATTTATCAGATTCGTACATTGGCTTGTACAAGGAAACAAAATGCTGAATCACTGATCCTACAAATAATTTACGGCACATCCAAATGCTTGAGATGTCCATGCAATTTGCAATGGTTTCCATTCAATCTATGTTGAGATGGACACACTGAAAGCAATATATAAATATCTGGTTGGTCAGTATTTATAGACCCAAGGTTTGGACCTTGTCAAATATTTTACCAACAGACCATATTGGATAATTTTAAATTAACTATAAATATACTGTGACCAATTATTCAACAGTTCTTTCAACAACATAGCATTGTTTAAAAAACAGATCCCAAAAATCATTTGTTAACAAatcattcaataaaaaaaagcagataACTAAAATACTATTTATACAGCACATGTAAAAAAAGtgaataataatacaaaataagcCATTTTACTTATTGAACACAAATGTAGTTCGTATGCAATACAACATGACAAGGTTCTTACCTGCTGATTCGATCatgctgaaaaaaagagaaaaaaaaaagccttttagGATGTTGAGGGATCCAGGCTAGTAATTTTGGGTTGTAATTACACGTTGTATGCAAGAGAATAGTTTCTGTCTGTGCTTACAAGCAACATTATAAAATATGTGCAACATTACCCTGGAGAAAGAGCACCTTCCATTTACTTGCTACTGATGCAGCTTAATGAGACCTGTCCTGCTGTATCTTTTGGTTAAAAAACAACTGCCTCAATGATGTGCATGATAGATCAATGTTTGGAAGGTTGTCAGTAAGCTTGCCTTTCTGGAAATGCTTTGGGAATAGACTTGCAGGCAGAAACAAATTTTACAGGCTTTCAACTGGACTAGCAGCATGGTAATGCCAGACAGGAAAGGAATTGGTTAAGTTACCATTACTTATTGCTTTTTGCCACAGGACTAAACACAGCAGCAACtcaaaataaaatacaatctcTCAGCTGGGAGATAGAAACAATGTGAAGTGAGAGACAACTTGCAGCAAAAACatttgctttttgtttatatTGCTGTCAAGTACTTGTCAAATTCTGATCATGTTTCACTGTAAAACTATGTTGTTTTATATTTATGCAAAAATTCAAACTATTTTCATTAGCTTATGAAATAACTAAGCCACACAGACAATGTGAAAACAAACTAGTTCTGTTAAAGTTTTAGCAAGTGCAGTAAAATCAGCCCCCTTGGCATACAGAAGAAAATGCCAAGTTGCCCACTCAATCACAACCATATAAGCGCCACTGAAAGTACAGGTATATGCACTCGATAGAAAAAAACTAGCAATCTCGATAATGAAGCTTACTGCGGTCAAAGTTCTCACATGAACTGCATTGAAGACAAAATTTAGCACAGGAAACTGATTCTCCAGTCAATACTGTTTTCATAGAAAGCACTTTCACCTCTATATAACCAGTCAGGAACTAAAACGCATTGTAGTTATTATTGGCAAGCAAAGGATAATGACTTACAAGATCATGCATGCACTGTTGCAATGCTTTTACACTATTATGGGATCTTCCACTAAAATACCATGTCAATAACAAGTTAAATTATACACAAGACATCTGAAGTCATTGAAGGTATTTTAAGTTGCTACATTTTAGTTTTGAATTTTCTACTTTTTAATCTAGTGCAAAGTTAGTATTTACCACAAAGCATCTAAAGGTCTAGCAGTATGATACAATCTGAGGAAAATACTACATCTGGCTTTAGAATTACTGAATGTAAAGATATTATGCTGATATATATACGAACAGCTAGCAACTTCAGGAAATGGTCAGAAGGTGGAAATGTTTCCACCATCAGCTATTCTGACGGAATTTAATTCACAATGGAGGTTAACActgtttctttccacaggtgctgcttgatctgcGAATATTTCCATGTTTTGCTTCTTTTAGAGTTTTGACATATGCagtaattcttttttaaaaatcaggacaCTAATTAAGACTTACATTTCTACCATAAAAATACAACTCATGTTGCAAAAGGAGCTACAACGATTCAGAAAAATTCTGAATAATAGAAATTATACA encodes:
- the LOC122563241 gene encoding protein phosphatase 1 regulatory subunit 12B-like isoform X3; protein product: MSALYSRNKDLMRNKKPQQETPPCSPSPSPSPTSKTFRHDRISRLDSGSSNSSSTDSYSDRLLSRTSSYTRREHRLSSLSKVEQEDNVKDYKKLYEEALTENEKLKAKLQEAQLELAEVKTQLERASQKQDRISDKSSMLEMEKREKRALERKVSEMEEELKVLTELKSDNQRLKDENGALIRVISKLSK